In Primulina eburnea isolate SZY01 chromosome 3, ASM2296580v1, whole genome shotgun sequence, one DNA window encodes the following:
- the LOC140827889 gene encoding transmembrane emp24 domain-containing protein p24beta3-like: MESRRRLRGARVVYTLLVLLFLAMVNLVSALSVTVNDLECVYEYVLYEGDTVSGNFVVVDHDIFWGSDHPGIDFTVTSPAGNVVNSLKGKSGDKFEFKAPSSGMYKFCFHNPHSTPESVSFYIHVGHIPTEHDLAKDEHLDPINVKIAELRESLESVTAEQKYLKAREARHRHTNESTRKRVIFYTVGEYIMLALASSLQVVYIRRLFGKTVAYNRV, encoded by the exons ATGGAGAGTAGGCGAAGATTGCGGGGCGCCAGGGTGGTTTACACCTTGTTGGTGCTCCTGTTTCTGGCTATGGTGAACCTTGTATCGGCCCTTTCGGTGACCGTAAACGACTTAGAATGCGTGTACGAGTACGTGTTATACGAAGGAGACACCGTTTCGGGGAATTTCGTTGTTGTAGATCACGATATCTTTTGGGGCTCTGATCATCCTGGCATCGACTTCACT GTGACTTCTCCCGCAGGTAATGTTGTCAATAGTTTGAAAGGAAAATCTGGTGACAAATTCGAGTTTAAGGCCCCCAGTAGTGGAATGTACAAGTTTTGTTTCCACAATCCTCATTCCACACCAGAGTCAGTCTCGTTCTACATTCATGTTGGCCATATTCCCACAGAACATGACCTCGCTAAGGATG AGCATTTGGACCCTATTAATGTGAAGATTGCGGAACTGAGGGAGTCCCTGGAATCTGTTACAGCAGAGCAGAAGTACTTGAAAGCACGTGAGGCTCGTCATCGTCATA CAAATGAGAGCACAAGAAAGCGTGTTATATTTTACACAGTCGGAGAATACATTATGCTGGCTCTTGCAAGTTCACTCCAAGTTGTGTATATACGTCGCTTGTTCGGTAAAACAGTTGCATACAATCGTGTTTGA